A genomic window from Micromonospora ferruginea includes:
- a CDS encoding universal stress protein yields the protein MDAPERERYGPQARLLPFERGTDGPRVVLVGVDGSRTSLRAAAYAAGLARRQGAGLVVVFVSSPAPYSGIMSGVVAGAVQQTHDELADELRAECRRGAEELDLPVTFLCRRGDAYTELGRAADEHRADLVVVGSSEQAGHKLVGSVATRLVRTGRWPVVVVP from the coding sequence GTGGACGCACCGGAGCGTGAGCGGTACGGCCCGCAGGCCCGGCTGCTGCCCTTCGAGCGGGGCACCGACGGCCCCCGGGTGGTGCTGGTCGGCGTGGACGGCAGCCGCACCTCGCTGCGGGCCGCCGCCTACGCGGCCGGGCTGGCCCGCCGGCAGGGCGCCGGGCTGGTGGTGGTCTTCGTCAGCTCGCCGGCGCCGTACAGCGGGATCATGTCCGGGGTGGTGGCCGGCGCGGTGCAGCAGACCCACGACGAGTTGGCCGACGAGCTGCGCGCGGAGTGCCGGCGCGGGGCCGAGGAGCTGGACCTGCCGGTGACGTTCCTGTGCCGGCGCGGTGACGCGTACACCGAGCTGGGCCGGGCCGCCGACGAGCACCGGGCCGACCTGGTCGTGGTCGGCTCCTCCGAGCAGGCCGGGCACAAGCTGGTCGGCTCGGTCGCGACCCGCCTGGTGCGCACCGGCCGCTGGCCGGTCGTCGTCGTCCCCTGA
- a CDS encoding DinB family protein, which yields MTWRAPEVDRRHEPYVADERAMLQGWLDTHRDTLRLKCAGLTAEQLRTPSVEPSGLTLLGLVRHMADVERWWFRIRATAEDVPGLYDDNPDPDADLNDIADADPAEALATLTAEIAAADRAVADLPLAHTFRRARRDGAGSDEISLRWVYVHMIEEYARHNGHADLIRERIDGVTGA from the coding sequence ATGACTTGGAGAGCACCCGAGGTCGACCGCCGCCACGAGCCCTACGTCGCCGACGAGCGCGCCATGCTGCAAGGCTGGCTCGACACCCACCGCGACACCCTGCGCCTCAAGTGCGCCGGGCTGACCGCCGAGCAACTGCGCACCCCCAGCGTCGAGCCCTCCGGGCTGACCCTGCTCGGGCTGGTGCGGCACATGGCCGACGTGGAGCGCTGGTGGTTCCGGATCCGCGCCACCGCCGAGGACGTGCCCGGCCTCTACGACGACAACCCCGACCCGGACGCCGACCTCAACGACATCGCCGACGCCGACCCGGCCGAGGCGCTCGCCACCCTGACCGCCGAGATCGCGGCGGCCGACCGGGCGGTGGCCGACCTGCCGTTGGCGCACACGTTCCGCCGCGCGCGCCGCGACGGCGCCGGTAGCGACGAGATCAGCCTCCGCTGGGTGTACGTGCACATGATCGAGGAGTACGCCCGGCACAACGGCCACGCCGACCTCATCCGCGAGCGCATCGACGGCGTCACCGGAGCCTGA
- a CDS encoding effector-associated constant component EACC1 has product MDTVVLRLVTLDDDDDAAEEATHRLRRELQQLDGVRSVRPAESVTVAPDGARAGELAELGTLLAALAAHAGLVVGVLRAVGDWQRRRGRGRVEVRIGDDELVLDSATADEQRRLIEVFVDRVLPPER; this is encoded by the coding sequence ATGGACACCGTGGTGCTTCGACTCGTCACCCTCGATGACGACGACGACGCGGCCGAGGAGGCCACCCACCGCCTGCGCCGCGAACTGCAGCAGCTCGACGGCGTCCGGTCGGTCCGGCCGGCGGAGTCCGTCACCGTCGCGCCCGACGGCGCCCGGGCCGGCGAACTCGCCGAGCTGGGCACGCTGCTCGCCGCCCTGGCCGCCCACGCGGGCCTCGTCGTCGGGGTGCTCCGCGCCGTCGGGGACTGGCAGCGGCGGCGCGGGCGGGGCCGGGTGGAGGTGCGCATCGGCGACGACGAGCTGGTCCTCGACAGCGCCACCGCCGACGAGCAGCGCCGGCTGATCGAGGTCTTCGTCGACCGGGTGTTACCACCGGAACGATGA
- a CDS encoding caspase, EACC1-associated type has translation MRRALIIANEAYTDPQFVSLPGAVADADSLREVLENPAIGAFDDVRVLRNRTVHDIGRAVAIFFHNTEPDDLLLLHISAHGLKDAAGDLFFAAADSEHDSHLIRATALSAADIRHEMADSRAKQIVVLLDCCYSGAFARDERARGARDADLTGPFRGRGHVVITSCAGTELSFERDGQGVFTRAVVDGLRSGRADRNGDGIIDTDELHEYVADRVREVSSRQRPTLSVHRKEGVIRVAWAGRETPPPPPPGDDPPGRWRRLLAATAPGRVTRGALPRRVAVPILAVWALLCASVGYAGPVRAVGAGCFQPPQVRVATSAAGLAPYREVADAFERWSARQHRGCPLARVYLYPAAADDVRAGIGARWDSSGEPGRRYLQDVGPHPDLWLPESAADVTRVGPAGAGVLGRVDEIAASPVVLGVPQAQVAAGGAVDAARRMGRTWRELFRDATGASAGPPVAGGRGVVRADPTVSAPARLATYALYGGERGLVSASTARQDVEGRVDRALDSGAYPIGDDLAVLCRQRTRTAPAATAGVHTPAVVLTEQALVRYNQGRPLGAGCPARQPPPAAERLQAFYPSDSPLLFLTVARLFWPEAVQSPAVRAGASSFVRWLIDEEAGQQALVRVGLRPPGVTATAPVDRANGALFDWPFGRVRPLRELVAGEQDRVREVYRRAHRPGRVLVALDASGSMRDPSEDRRRSRFEVAVDGVGRSLERLGRRDEFGLRTFSTVAANAGQIVPIGPPGPAVAGGLRAAVQRIRPSGDTPLHQTVRQGAAQLRGGSGDPLRALVVVTDGQDTSRQPPPTAAELTGVRLYVLAVGDAACAGSPLDRLAQGTGGDCYDTRADRLDGTLDRLFAALWKGAD, from the coding sequence ATGAGACGAGCGCTGATCATCGCGAACGAGGCCTACACGGATCCTCAGTTCGTCTCCCTCCCCGGCGCCGTGGCGGACGCGGACTCCCTCCGCGAGGTGCTGGAGAACCCGGCGATCGGCGCCTTCGACGACGTCCGCGTGTTACGCAACCGCACCGTCCACGACATCGGTCGCGCGGTCGCCATCTTTTTCCACAACACCGAGCCGGACGACCTGCTGCTCCTGCACATCTCGGCGCACGGGCTGAAGGACGCGGCCGGGGACCTGTTCTTCGCCGCCGCCGACTCCGAGCACGACAGCCACCTGATCCGGGCGACCGCGTTGTCCGCCGCCGACATCCGGCACGAGATGGCCGACAGCCGGGCCAAGCAGATCGTGGTGCTGCTCGACTGCTGCTACAGCGGCGCGTTCGCCCGCGACGAGCGGGCCCGGGGCGCGCGCGACGCCGACCTGACCGGCCCGTTCCGCGGGCGCGGGCACGTCGTGATCACCTCCTGCGCCGGCACCGAGCTGAGCTTCGAGCGGGACGGTCAGGGCGTCTTCACCCGCGCCGTGGTCGACGGGCTGCGCAGCGGGCGGGCCGACCGCAACGGCGACGGGATCATCGACACCGACGAGCTGCACGAGTACGTCGCCGACCGGGTCCGTGAGGTGAGCAGCCGGCAGCGTCCCACCCTCTCCGTACACCGCAAGGAGGGCGTGATCCGGGTGGCCTGGGCGGGCCGGGAGACACCGCCACCACCGCCTCCCGGGGACGACCCGCCCGGCCGGTGGCGGCGCCTGCTCGCCGCGACGGCTCCGGGGCGCGTCACCAGGGGCGCGCTGCCGCGCCGGGTGGCCGTGCCGATCCTCGCGGTCTGGGCGCTGCTGTGCGCCTCGGTCGGCTACGCCGGCCCGGTCCGCGCGGTCGGGGCCGGCTGCTTCCAGCCGCCGCAGGTGCGGGTGGCCACCTCGGCCGCCGGGCTGGCGCCCTACCGCGAGGTGGCGGACGCGTTCGAACGGTGGTCCGCGCGCCAGCACCGGGGCTGCCCGCTGGCCCGGGTCTACCTCTATCCCGCCGCCGCCGACGACGTCCGGGCCGGCATCGGCGCCCGCTGGGACTCGTCCGGCGAGCCGGGTCGCCGCTACCTGCAGGACGTCGGGCCGCACCCGGACCTGTGGCTGCCCGAGTCGGCGGCCGACGTGACGCGGGTGGGCCCGGCCGGCGCGGGCGTGCTCGGCCGGGTCGACGAGATCGCCGCGTCGCCGGTGGTGCTCGGCGTGCCGCAGGCGCAGGTCGCCGCCGGCGGCGCCGTGGACGCGGCGCGGCGGATGGGCCGGACCTGGCGGGAGCTGTTCCGTGACGCCACCGGCGCGTCCGCCGGCCCGCCGGTCGCCGGCGGCCGGGGCGTGGTGCGCGCCGACCCGACCGTGTCCGCGCCCGCCCGCCTCGCCACCTACGCGCTCTACGGCGGCGAGCGGGGGCTGGTGTCCGCGTCGACTGCCCGGCAGGACGTCGAGGGTCGGGTGGACCGGGCGCTGGACTCGGGTGCGTACCCGATCGGCGACGACCTCGCCGTGCTCTGCCGGCAGCGGACCCGGACCGCCCCGGCCGCCACGGCGGGTGTGCACACCCCCGCCGTGGTCCTCACCGAACAGGCGCTGGTGCGCTACAACCAGGGCCGGCCGCTGGGCGCCGGCTGCCCGGCCCGGCAGCCGCCCCCGGCGGCCGAACGGTTGCAGGCGTTCTACCCGTCCGACTCCCCGCTGCTCTTCCTCACGGTCGCCCGCCTCTTCTGGCCGGAGGCGGTGCAGAGCCCCGCCGTGCGGGCCGGGGCGTCGAGCTTCGTCCGCTGGCTGATCGACGAGGAGGCGGGCCAGCAGGCGCTGGTCCGGGTCGGCCTGCGGCCGCCGGGGGTGACCGCCACCGCCCCGGTGGACCGCGCCAACGGCGCGTTGTTCGACTGGCCGTTCGGCCGGGTCCGCCCGCTGCGCGAGCTGGTCGCCGGCGAGCAGGACCGGGTACGCGAGGTCTACCGCCGGGCGCACCGGCCGGGTCGGGTCCTGGTCGCGTTGGACGCGTCCGGCTCGATGCGCGACCCGAGCGAGGACCGGCGCCGGAGCCGGTTCGAGGTGGCGGTGGACGGGGTCGGGCGGTCCCTGGAACGGTTGGGCCGGCGGGACGAGTTCGGCCTCCGCACGTTCTCCACGGTGGCCGCGAACGCCGGCCAGATCGTGCCGATCGGTCCGCCGGGCCCGGCGGTCGCCGGCGGCCTGCGCGCCGCCGTGCAGCGGATCCGGCCGTCCGGCGACACGCCGCTCCACCAGACCGTGCGGCAGGGGGCGGCCCAGCTCCGGGGCGGCAGCGGCGACCCGCTGCGCGCGCTCGTGGTGGTCACCGACGGCCAGGACACCTCCCGGCAGCCGCCGCCCACCGCGGCGGAGCTGACCGGGGTACGCCTCTACGTGCTCGCGGTCGGCGACGCGGCCTGCGCCGGCTCGCCCCTGGACCGCCTCGCGCAGGGCACCGGGGGCGACTGCTACGACACCCGGGCCGACCGCCTCGACGGAACGCTGGACCGGCTGTTCGCCGCGCTGTGGAAGGGAGCGGACTGA